A single region of the Pseudalkalibacillus berkeleyi genome encodes:
- a CDS encoding NUDIX hydrolase, translating into MDSKKIIEHMKNHKPSILGNQAFKEFSVLIPLIEKEDELHVLFEVRSLQMRRQPGEICFPGGKVDPKDQKVEDTAIRETMEELRVTRASITNVYPFDYMVSPFGTIVFTFAGFLNGEASELNPNPDEVEEVFTVPLSFFKENHPEIHHVNFNVKPDDTFPFDLIPNGRDYDWSARAFEEYFYRYEDKVIWGMTARILYHFVEKLKEID; encoded by the coding sequence ATGGATTCGAAAAAGATTATTGAACATATGAAAAATCATAAGCCGTCTATTCTGGGCAATCAGGCATTTAAAGAGTTTTCGGTTTTGATTCCGTTAATTGAAAAAGAGGACGAGCTACACGTGCTGTTTGAAGTACGTTCATTACAAATGCGAAGACAGCCGGGGGAAATTTGTTTTCCTGGTGGTAAGGTTGACCCAAAGGATCAAAAAGTCGAAGATACTGCGATTAGAGAAACGATGGAAGAGCTTAGGGTGACAAGAGCGTCGATTACGAATGTGTATCCGTTCGATTATATGGTTTCTCCATTCGGTACAATCGTGTTTACGTTCGCAGGCTTTTTGAATGGTGAAGCTTCAGAGTTGAATCCAAATCCAGATGAAGTGGAAGAAGTATTTACGGTCCCGCTTTCCTTTTTTAAAGAAAATCATCCAGAAATTCATCACGTGAACTTTAATGTAAAGCCGGATGATACCTTCCCATTCGATCTCATCCCGAATGGCCGAGACTACGATTGGTCAGCGAGGGCGTTTGAAGAGTACTTTTATCGATATGAGGACAAAGTCATTTGGGGAATGACTGCGCGAATTCTCTATCATTTTGTTGAAAAGTTAAAAGAAATAGATTGA
- a CDS encoding YbjQ family protein, which yields MIIVNTETVTGYEIEEMLGVVRGNIVQAKHLGKDIVAGFRTLFGGEIKEYSEMLTDARKRAMFLMVEDAKDIGADGIVNVRFVTSQVMQGASELLVYGTAVKLKKKD from the coding sequence ATGATTATAGTAAATACTGAGACGGTTACAGGATATGAAATTGAAGAAATGTTAGGGGTTGTACGCGGAAATATCGTACAGGCGAAGCACCTCGGAAAAGACATCGTGGCTGGATTCCGAACTTTATTTGGAGGAGAAATTAAGGAGTACTCCGAGATGTTGACTGATGCCCGGAAACGTGCCATGTTTTTAATGGTCGAGGATGCTAAAGACATCGGAGCAGATGGCATCGTTAACGTTAGATTTGTCACATCACAAGTCATGCAAGGCGCTTCAGAGTTACTCGTATATGGAACAGCGGTTAAATTAAAAAAGAAAGATTGA
- a CDS encoding tRNA dihydrouridine synthase → MKDNFWHELPKPFFVLAPMEAVTDVVFRHVVSEAARPDVFFTEFTNTDSYCHPNGRDSVKGRLAFTEDEQPIVAHIWGDKPEYFRQMSIGMAEMGYRGVDINMGCPVQNVAANGKGCGLIRRPDVAAEIVQAAKAGGLPVSVKTRLGYSKVEEWHDWLKHLLEQDIVNLSIHLRTKKEMSNVDAHWELIPEIKKLRDEVAPHTLLTINGDIPDRQKGLELAENYGIDGVMIGRGVFHNPFCFEKEKKEHTSEELLDLLRLQLDLHDKYSEELEPRLFKPLRRFFKIYVKGFRGAGQLRNQLMETETTEEVRALLDEFTEKHGVKEENGFSVHK, encoded by the coding sequence ATGAAAGATAATTTTTGGCATGAGTTGCCGAAGCCGTTTTTTGTGCTGGCACCGATGGAAGCTGTTACGGATGTCGTTTTTCGTCATGTCGTGAGTGAAGCAGCGAGGCCTGACGTGTTTTTTACAGAATTTACGAATACGGACAGCTACTGTCATCCAAATGGAAGAGACAGTGTAAAGGGGCGTCTTGCGTTCACGGAAGATGAACAACCGATCGTCGCTCATATTTGGGGAGACAAGCCCGAATACTTCCGGCAAATGAGTATTGGCATGGCTGAAATGGGCTATCGTGGGGTTGATATCAATATGGGATGTCCAGTGCAGAATGTTGCAGCGAATGGAAAGGGATGCGGGTTAATCCGCCGTCCGGATGTTGCAGCGGAAATCGTTCAGGCAGCCAAAGCAGGAGGACTACCCGTAAGTGTGAAGACGCGTCTCGGTTATTCGAAAGTCGAGGAATGGCATGATTGGCTGAAGCACCTCTTAGAGCAGGATATTGTCAATCTTTCCATCCATCTCCGCACAAAAAAGGAAATGAGTAATGTAGATGCGCACTGGGAGCTGATCCCTGAGATCAAGAAACTCCGTGACGAAGTGGCCCCTCATACGCTACTAACAATCAACGGAGACATTCCTGACCGTCAGAAGGGCCTTGAACTCGCAGAAAATTATGGCATTGATGGCGTAATGATCGGAAGAGGCGTATTCCATAACCCGTTCTGTTTCGAGAAAGAGAAAAAGGAGCATACGAGCGAAGAATTACTCGACCTTCTCCGTCTGCAGCTTGACCTTCATGATAAATATTCCGAAGAACTCGAGCCACGACTCTTCAAACCGCTCCGCCGCTTCTTTAAAATATACGTCAAAGGATTCCGAGGAGCCGGACAATTAAGGAATCAACTCATGGAAACAGAAACCACCGAGGAAGTACGTGCACTGCTAGATGAATTTACAGAAAAACACGGCGTAAAAGAAGAAAACGGATTTTCAGTTCATAAATAA
- a CDS encoding BMP family lipoprotein, which yields MNNRYIILLGCILLVLSACSSKADNKNSKSDKSVGLVVTENGLGDESFSDSALLGVEKARDEEGVLFDYREPLEGDHEKQMEELIQNDHDLIIGLSFRVQEAMEKLAEKYPDQQFVLIDSVSDYDNITSITFKEDEGSYLVGVIAGMRTTTNTVGFIGGEKISVVEKFEKGFTDGVKSVNPDAEVLVEYTNTFGDDEKGAETARKQIENGADFVFPAAGFTGIGALKEAQKQGIYAFGVDSDQYYIAEEAIVTSMLKRVDNAIYEMAKQLKDGKKFTGEHKVLGLDQGGVGLAPIRLIELTNEEQAILEQAQGKGN from the coding sequence ATGAACAATCGTTATATCATTTTATTAGGCTGTATATTGCTCGTATTAAGTGCATGTAGCAGCAAAGCGGACAATAAAAATTCGAAATCGGATAAAAGTGTGGGTCTTGTCGTAACAGAAAATGGTCTAGGCGATGAGTCGTTTAGTGACTCTGCGCTATTAGGTGTAGAGAAAGCACGAGATGAAGAAGGCGTCTTGTTTGATTATCGAGAGCCTCTTGAAGGAGATCACGAGAAACAAATGGAAGAGCTCATTCAAAATGACCACGACTTAATAATCGGCTTAAGCTTTCGCGTGCAAGAAGCCATGGAAAAGTTAGCTGAAAAGTATCCTGATCAACAATTCGTATTAATTGATTCTGTATCGGATTATGACAACATTACATCCATCACATTTAAGGAAGATGAAGGTAGTTACTTGGTCGGAGTGATTGCTGGCATGCGTACAACTACAAACACAGTTGGTTTTATTGGTGGAGAGAAGATCTCAGTCGTTGAGAAGTTTGAAAAAGGTTTTACAGACGGTGTTAAATCAGTAAACCCAGATGCGGAAGTGCTCGTGGAATACACGAATACGTTTGGTGACGATGAAAAGGGAGCGGAAACAGCAAGAAAACAGATCGAAAATGGAGCGGATTTCGTATTCCCGGCAGCCGGATTCACAGGGATTGGAGCACTTAAAGAAGCTCAGAAACAAGGGATTTACGCATTTGGAGTAGATAGTGATCAATATTATATCGCTGAAGAAGCGATTGTAACCTCTATGCTAAAACGGGTAGACAACGCTATTTATGAAATGGCAAAGCAATTGAAAGACGGCAAAAAATTTACTGGGGAACATAAAGTGCTAGGACTCGATCAAGGAGGCGTTGGTCTTGCACCAATCCGACTCATTGAATTAACAAACGAAGAGCAAGCGATTCTAGAACAAGCTCAAGGGAAGGGGAATTAA
- a CDS encoding methyl-accepting chemotaxis protein — MSIGKRILFYSSIPLVLSLLLIGFIISQMVGIQKSASNEVQLLLTSERMNGDFISAEQALSYYSTNASEANKEAAVAALTTVKGDITALKPHLKTKEQQAWYDRVTMKFDTLSTTATKALNTNDVNEVKRQAARTSGILNDVFMLNRSANQWYELEMAERKENIQQLIVLTVVASIILIVLSILASYMLTRRTAKPIQKLAQNANRVAEGNLTVQLDDKGDRKDEIGQLESAFQYMVTSLKETIQSIEKMNVEVNQFSKDLNDEVNILTEGSKQVAGSTEELAQGSESISHDIQESTTLIEKMASDFQDNVESTKRSQSQSEAALQSVEEGQSSITNQRKHLDESVDATRKVEESVQSFVQYTDQIENTVQFVKEIAEQTNLLALNAAIEAARAGEHGKGFAVVAEEVRKLADESSKATVQISKMVQQIQTGVKDIQVVTEQTMTLSKEQQQTMGQTESSFSKINQQVLGIHDQLISLVQGVEQSNEMAEQMAAAQQNISAVVEETAASTEEIYASTDQQQLTFQAVQEKSERLGTLIKSLEQQLNKFKI; from the coding sequence ATGTCTATCGGAAAACGTATATTATTCTATTCTTCAATCCCTCTCGTTTTGAGTTTGTTATTAATTGGTTTCATCATATCTCAAATGGTCGGGATTCAAAAATCAGCTAGTAATGAAGTACAGCTTTTACTCACATCAGAAAGAATGAATGGTGATTTCATTTCAGCTGAGCAAGCTTTAAGCTATTACTCAACGAATGCTTCAGAAGCAAATAAGGAAGCGGCTGTAGCTGCGTTAACAACCGTTAAAGGTGATATTACTGCACTAAAGCCTCATCTAAAAACGAAAGAGCAGCAGGCCTGGTATGATCGAGTGACGATGAAATTTGATACATTATCGACAACTGCAACAAAAGCGCTTAATACAAATGATGTCAACGAAGTGAAAAGACAGGCAGCAAGAACGAGCGGAATTTTAAATGACGTTTTCATGTTAAACCGTTCAGCGAACCAATGGTATGAACTAGAAATGGCAGAGCGAAAAGAGAATATCCAACAACTGATCGTGCTGACGGTTGTTGCCAGTATCATTTTAATAGTACTCTCAATCCTTGCTTCATACATGTTAACGAGAAGGACGGCTAAACCAATTCAAAAGTTAGCCCAAAACGCAAACCGTGTCGCTGAAGGAAATCTAACGGTCCAGCTGGATGATAAAGGTGACCGAAAAGACGAAATTGGCCAATTGGAAAGTGCTTTTCAATATATGGTGACAAGCTTGAAGGAAACGATTCAATCGATTGAAAAAATGAATGTAGAAGTCAACCAATTTAGTAAGGATCTAAACGATGAAGTTAATATTTTAACAGAAGGATCGAAGCAGGTTGCGGGATCTACAGAAGAATTGGCACAAGGTAGTGAATCCATTTCACATGATATTCAGGAGTCGACAACATTAATTGAGAAAATGGCATCCGATTTTCAAGACAATGTCGAATCTACAAAACGCTCTCAATCTCAAAGTGAAGCTGCCTTGCAATCTGTAGAGGAAGGTCAATCTTCCATCACCAATCAACGGAAACACTTAGATGAAAGTGTTGATGCAACTCGAAAGGTTGAAGAATCTGTTCAATCATTCGTTCAATATACGGATCAAATAGAAAATACCGTTCAGTTCGTTAAAGAAATAGCGGAACAGACGAATCTTTTAGCATTAAATGCTGCTATAGAAGCGGCGCGAGCAGGAGAGCATGGAAAAGGATTTGCGGTCGTAGCAGAAGAGGTTAGAAAGTTAGCTGATGAATCCAGCAAAGCTACTGTTCAAATCTCTAAAATGGTTCAACAAATCCAAACCGGTGTTAAAGACATTCAAGTTGTCACAGAGCAAACGATGACACTTTCCAAAGAGCAGCAACAAACGATGGGGCAAACGGAAAGCTCATTTTCAAAAATCAATCAGCAAGTACTCGGCATTCACGACCAACTCATTAGCCTTGTTCAAGGTGTTGAGCAGTCTAATGAAATGGCTGAGCAGATGGCTGCAGCTCAGCAAAATATCAGTGCAGTAGTCGAAGAAACAGCGGCAAGCACTGAGGAAATTTACGCCTCTACTGATCAACAACAGCTTACTTTCCAAGCGGTTCAAGAGAAATCAGAACGGTTAGGAACGTTGATCAAAAGCTTAGAACAGCAGCTAAATAAGTTCAAAATCTAA
- a CDS encoding YbaN family protein, whose product MKQVIKILLIFVGTVSLILGVIGIILPLVPTTPFLLLAAACYVRSSERLYNWLMTNKWFGSYIQNYKAGRGIPLKAKITVLLMIWSSMLYSAIFIASHLFLRIGFIFGACFFTVVISLTKTLKHEDT is encoded by the coding sequence ATGAAGCAAGTAATCAAAATCTTACTCATATTTGTTGGCACAGTCTCGCTAATCCTTGGCGTAATAGGCATTATTCTACCATTAGTTCCGACTACACCATTTCTATTACTGGCAGCTGCCTGTTACGTAAGAAGCTCTGAGCGTCTTTACAACTGGTTAATGACAAATAAGTGGTTCGGATCATATATACAAAACTATAAAGCAGGTAGAGGTATACCGCTGAAAGCAAAGATTACGGTGCTATTGATGATCTGGAGTTCAATGCTTTATTCTGCAATCTTTATCGCTTCCCATCTATTTTTGCGTATTGGATTTATTTTTGGAGCATGCTTTTTCACTGTAGTCATTTCTTTAACGAAAACCTTGAAGCACGAAGATACGTAA
- a CDS encoding dipeptidase, with product MEKRIALHKEEYIEQLKDFLRIPSISTIKEHKKDVVKAAEWLAESLRKINMENVEIIETEGHPVVYADWLHAEGKPTVLIYGHYDVQPVEPLDLWDSPPFEPVVKDDKIYARGATDDKGQLFIHVKALELLMDENGELPVNVKFCIEGEEEQASPNLPPFIEQNQERLACDAVVISDTSFIEEGQPAICTSLRGALAMELTVTTANSDLHSGVYGGGVPNAVHQLVRILDSLHDQDGKVAVEGFYDGVPELTDELKQEVAAIPFDKEKTKEQLGLDDFYGEQGFTFQEQTGIRPTLEINGMKGGFADEGFKTIVPCQANAKMSCRLVGDQDPQYVYDKIQQHIEANKPAGTRVEMVQYLKAKPVSLNSNTPMITKAADAYESVYGKRPLFPKEGGSIPIVEVFSRVLDVPVVMMGFGLPSENLHAPNEHFHLENFTKGIETVCKYLKSF from the coding sequence TTGGAAAAACGAATTGCACTACATAAAGAGGAGTATATCGAGCAACTGAAGGATTTTTTACGTATTCCAAGCATTTCAACAATTAAGGAACATAAAAAAGATGTGGTTAAAGCTGCAGAGTGGCTGGCAGAATCACTTCGAAAGATCAATATGGAGAATGTAGAAATCATTGAAACAGAAGGGCACCCAGTCGTTTATGCAGACTGGCTGCATGCTGAAGGAAAACCGACTGTTCTGATTTATGGTCACTATGATGTTCAGCCTGTTGAACCTCTAGACCTATGGGATTCCCCACCATTTGAGCCCGTGGTGAAGGATGACAAGATTTATGCAAGAGGGGCAACCGACGACAAGGGACAGTTATTCATTCATGTGAAAGCACTTGAGTTATTGATGGATGAAAACGGTGAGCTGCCTGTGAATGTAAAGTTCTGTATAGAAGGGGAAGAGGAGCAAGCAAGCCCGAATCTGCCACCATTCATTGAACAAAATCAAGAGCGGTTAGCTTGTGATGCTGTGGTGATTTCAGATACTTCTTTTATTGAAGAAGGACAGCCTGCGATTTGTACATCGTTACGAGGTGCGCTTGCTATGGAACTCACTGTAACAACAGCGAATTCAGATCTCCATTCAGGTGTTTATGGAGGCGGTGTTCCTAATGCCGTTCATCAACTCGTTCGAATTTTGGATTCGTTACATGATCAGGACGGAAAGGTAGCGGTTGAAGGATTTTACGATGGTGTACCCGAGCTGACAGATGAATTGAAGCAAGAAGTAGCGGCGATACCTTTTGACAAGGAAAAGACGAAAGAACAACTAGGTCTTGATGATTTTTACGGTGAGCAAGGCTTCACATTCCAAGAACAGACTGGAATTCGTCCAACGCTAGAGATTAACGGAATGAAAGGCGGATTTGCGGACGAGGGGTTTAAAACGATCGTTCCATGTCAAGCGAATGCGAAAATGAGCTGCCGCCTAGTTGGAGATCAAGATCCTCAGTACGTATATGATAAAATTCAGCAGCATATCGAAGCGAACAAGCCCGCTGGCACACGAGTCGAAATGGTGCAGTATCTTAAAGCTAAGCCAGTCTCGCTAAATTCCAATACACCGATGATTACCAAAGCAGCTGATGCATATGAATCCGTATACGGTAAGCGACCACTCTTCCCTAAGGAAGGCGGGTCAATTCCGATAGTCGAAGTGTTTTCAAGGGTGCTTGACGTTCCAGTCGTCATGATGGGATTCGGATTACCCTCCGAAAACCTCCATGCACCAAATGAACACTTCCACCTCGAGAATTTTACGAAAGGGATCGAAACCGTTTGTAAATACTTGAAGTCGTTTTAA
- a CDS encoding malate:quinone oxidoreductase codes for MSSIQKKTDVILIGAGVMSATLGSLLKQLVPQWEIKVFEKLEKAGEESSNEWNNAGTGHAALCELNYTKEDADGTIDISKALKINEQFQLSRQYWSYLVNKGLIRNPQEFIMPLPHMSLVHGESNVDYLKRRFKALSGNPLFNGMEFSDDPEKLMEWLPLIMEGRKLDQPIAATKIDSGTDVNFGALTRKMFDHLKGENVEINYKHSVEDIKRTADGSWDVKVRDLDAGKIEHHTAKFVFIGGGGGSLPLLQKTGIPESKNIGGFPVSGLFMVCNNPEVIKQHNAKVYGKAKVGAPPMSVPHLDTRYIDNKKSLLFGPFAGFSPKFLKAGSNMDLIGSVKPNNVLTMLSAGLKEMGLTKYLIQQVLLSAEKRMEEVREFIPEAKSEDWDIVVAGQRVQVIKDTEAGGKGTLQFGTEVVSASDGSIAALLGASPGASTAVHVMLEVLQKCFPEHMPEWESKIKEMVPSYGVSLVDNPELFEEIHASTAHTLGLDEKELVQS; via the coding sequence ATGAGCAGCATTCAGAAAAAGACAGACGTGATCTTAATTGGTGCCGGAGTCATGAGTGCGACTTTGGGATCATTACTCAAACAGTTAGTACCTCAATGGGAAATCAAAGTCTTTGAGAAACTCGAAAAAGCAGGAGAAGAAAGCTCTAACGAATGGAATAATGCAGGGACGGGACATGCTGCATTATGCGAGCTGAACTACACGAAAGAAGATGCAGACGGAACGATCGATATCAGCAAAGCGCTGAAAATTAATGAACAATTCCAGCTTTCACGACAATATTGGTCTTATCTTGTAAACAAGGGATTGATTCGCAATCCGCAGGAATTCATTATGCCACTGCCACATATGAGCTTGGTGCACGGTGAAAGTAACGTAGATTATTTGAAAAGACGTTTTAAAGCGCTTTCAGGTAATCCACTTTTTAATGGCATGGAATTTTCTGATGACCCTGAAAAATTGATGGAATGGCTTCCGCTCATTATGGAAGGTCGTAAATTAGATCAGCCGATTGCTGCAACGAAAATCGATTCAGGAACGGATGTTAACTTTGGCGCTTTAACGCGTAAGATGTTTGACCACCTAAAGGGTGAAAACGTAGAGATCAACTATAAGCATAGTGTTGAGGACATTAAACGTACTGCCGATGGTTCATGGGATGTGAAAGTACGGGATTTGGATGCTGGGAAGATTGAGCATCACACAGCCAAGTTCGTCTTTATCGGTGGTGGAGGTGGAAGTCTACCATTACTTCAAAAAACCGGGATTCCTGAGTCGAAAAATATTGGAGGCTTCCCAGTAAGCGGACTGTTCATGGTATGTAACAATCCTGAGGTTATTAAACAACACAATGCGAAAGTGTACGGCAAAGCGAAGGTCGGTGCGCCTCCTATGTCTGTACCACATCTGGATACAAGGTATATTGATAATAAAAAATCCTTGTTGTTCGGACCGTTTGCTGGTTTTTCACCAAAGTTCTTAAAAGCAGGTTCGAATATGGATTTAATCGGTTCTGTAAAACCGAATAATGTTCTAACGATGTTGTCAGCCGGATTAAAAGAGATGGGATTGACGAAATACTTGATCCAGCAAGTATTGCTATCTGCTGAAAAACGTATGGAAGAAGTACGTGAATTCATTCCGGAAGCGAAAAGCGAGGATTGGGACATTGTTGTTGCCGGTCAACGCGTGCAGGTCATTAAAGATACAGAAGCTGGCGGTAAAGGAACACTTCAGTTTGGAACAGAGGTTGTGAGTGCTTCTGACGGCTCGATTGCAGCACTTCTCGGAGCATCACCAGGTGCTTCTACAGCTGTACACGTCATGCTCGAGGTTTTACAAAAATGCTTCCCAGAGCATATGCCTGAATGGGAATCAAAAATTAAAGAAATGGTTCCATCTTATGGTGTTTCTTTAGTGGACAACCCTGAGCTGTTTGAAGAAATCCACGCATCTACCGCTCATACGCTTGGACTAGATGAAAAAGAACTCGTTCAGAGTTAA
- a CDS encoding DoxX family membrane protein: MKLSIFNPFFSVSILLMRILFGFGWMLAGITKITDKGWFSNPGVFLKEYLLTVLGNPDVPGFYKWFIEWIALEHTITLNYLIPIAQIILGSLIIIGFLTVPSVITCLVMHINFLLSGNINLISIVLYTSGFMLIIFRANVYSFGLDHYLKGVPLRQINYPMPLMNTKIEHK; the protein is encoded by the coding sequence ATGAAGCTATCCATTTTCAATCCATTTTTTTCAGTCTCGATCTTGCTTATGCGCATTTTATTCGGTTTTGGATGGATGTTAGCCGGTATAACTAAGATCACAGATAAAGGCTGGTTTTCTAACCCTGGTGTTTTCTTAAAAGAATATTTGTTAACTGTATTAGGAAACCCTGACGTTCCAGGGTTTTATAAATGGTTCATTGAATGGATCGCCTTAGAGCATACCATTACATTAAATTATCTCATTCCAATTGCTCAAATCATTCTAGGTAGCTTGATTATTATAGGGTTTCTCACAGTACCCTCAGTCATTACATGCCTTGTCATGCATATCAACTTCTTGCTTTCAGGGAATATAAATTTGATTAGCATTGTGCTATACACGAGTGGGTTCATGCTCATTATTTTCAGAGCAAATGTTTACAGTTTTGGTCTAGATCATTATTTGAAAGGGGTTCCTTTACGGCAGATTAATTATCCAATGCCATTAATGAACACGAAAATAGAGCACAAATAA
- a CDS encoding lysine N(6)-hydroxylase/L-ornithine N(5)-oxygenase family protein has product MGIEHEHVHDLIGVGIGPFNLSLAALLDQIPEVDAVFFEQREGFDWHPGMLIDGTRMQVPFLADLVTMADPMSPYSFLNYLTEHNRMYRFYFLQRLEIPRNEYNHYCQWAVNKLESCRFNHRVVGLVHDENEEVFRVKVLNLKTEQTETYLAKNLVLGTGSIPSMPKSFQELEGENLFHTSEFITHQERCRKAKSITLVGSGQSAAEVFRELLREQGENGYRLDWITRSKGFSSMEESQLSLEHFSPDYVDYFYQLPQEKKDQVFAGQELLYKGISSHTITDIYDLLYEYSLGGQSLDVGLQVLTEVSSMEKLGDGYRLKCHQWQQEADFTHDSQVVIVGTGYRPNIPEFVHELGDYLQWDDCNRYIVDSDYRLKLGKDVPNQIYVHSGISHSHGVGSTNLGLAVQRNKIIINHLLGKPYYPMSKQSIFQKFSGKE; this is encoded by the coding sequence ATGGGGATTGAACATGAGCATGTACATGACTTGATCGGAGTTGGGATTGGTCCATTTAATTTAAGCTTGGCTGCTTTACTTGATCAAATTCCAGAAGTGGATGCAGTATTTTTCGAGCAGCGTGAGGGGTTTGATTGGCATCCGGGGATGTTAATTGACGGTACGAGAATGCAGGTGCCTTTTTTAGCGGATCTTGTTACGATGGCGGATCCAATGAGTCCTTACAGCTTCCTAAATTATTTGACGGAGCATAATCGGATGTATCGCTTTTATTTTCTACAACGCCTTGAGATTCCTCGGAATGAATACAATCATTACTGTCAGTGGGCCGTAAACAAGCTTGAAAGCTGTCGGTTTAATCATAGAGTCGTTGGACTTGTACACGATGAAAATGAAGAAGTTTTCCGGGTCAAAGTGCTAAATTTGAAAACGGAACAAACAGAAACTTACTTGGCAAAAAATCTAGTGTTAGGAACAGGGAGTATCCCGAGTATGCCTAAATCTTTTCAAGAGCTTGAAGGAGAAAATCTTTTCCACACATCCGAATTCATTACCCATCAAGAAAGATGTAGAAAAGCGAAATCCATCACATTGGTCGGCTCAGGTCAAAGTGCAGCTGAGGTATTCAGAGAACTACTAAGAGAACAAGGGGAAAACGGGTACCGACTCGATTGGATTACACGGTCCAAAGGCTTTTCTTCTATGGAGGAGTCGCAACTAAGTCTCGAGCATTTTTCACCGGATTATGTGGATTATTTTTATCAACTTCCACAAGAAAAGAAAGATCAAGTCTTTGCTGGGCAGGAATTATTATATAAAGGAATCAGCTCACACACGATTACAGATATATATGATTTGCTTTACGAATATTCCCTTGGTGGCCAATCATTAGATGTCGGGCTCCAAGTGTTAACAGAAGTATCGAGTATGGAGAAGTTGGGTGATGGTTATCGATTAAAATGTCATCAGTGGCAACAGGAAGCCGATTTTACACATGATAGCCAAGTCGTCATCGTCGGAACAGGATATCGTCCCAATATACCCGAGTTTGTTCATGAACTAGGTGATTATCTCCAATGGGATGATTGCAATCGATATATTGTTGACTCGGACTATCGATTGAAGCTTGGAAAAGACGTGCCGAATCAAATCTATGTTCATAGTGGCATTTCTCATTCTCACGGAGTAGGATCGACGAACTTAGGATTAGCCGTGCAACGGAATAAAATCATCATTAACCATCTGTTGGGTAAACCGTATTATCCTATGTCAAAGCAATCTATTTTTCAAAAATTCTCAGGAAAAGAGTAG